GACCTATCCCCTGAATTGTTTCTTAAAGAAGGGAATATTGTTACTTTCGGGATAGCACCTGTTCGGGTAGATTTTGTAAATAAAATTGATGGTGTGGATTTTTCAGCAGCATGTCCAAGACGTGTCAGAGGAAAGTATGGCAGCGTTGATGTTTATTTTATCGGGAAGAAAGATTTGCTGACAAACAAAAGCTCAACTACGAGAACTAGGGATAAAGCGGACGTAGAAGAATTGTCATAATAAAAATTCTACACTTCCCAGCACACACATCTAAAATTGCAATTATCGCATTTTGTTTTATCGTATTCTGAAAGCTTCTCAAATTCAAGATTGTGAATCCTCTTCCATACGTCAATAATGAGCTTCTTCATATCTTCTGCCATTTTATCAGTTATTGTAAGCTCGAGTGTTTTATATTCTCCTTCTTCTATATCGTATTTTTTGACCGTTCTTTTTGCGGGCTCTAAAAACTCAAGTTTGCATGATGCTACTTTATAGGGCTCGGGTTGATTTTCGAGTATTAATTTATATGCTATTAGCTGGTGAAGGTATGGGTCGCAGTCTTTATTAAGAGGGTCATTGTTGTCTGTAATGCTTTTTATATGTCTATATGCATCTCCTGTTTTGTAATCAATAACGCACACGTTTCTATTGTTTCCAACAGTATCTATTCTGTCAAACCTTCCTGAAAAAGGGATATTCTCATTTATAAATATTCCAAGGCTTTTCTCTATGAATAAAACGCACGCAGGGCTTTCAGCCTTCTTCTGATACCAGTTTCTGAGCTCCTCAACTTTCCCAAGGCAGCCTTGTTCTATCCTTTGTCCCGGGGACATATTTTCCAGACAGGTCTTAAAAACATTCTCAAAAAAACTAAATCCGGGGAGACTTCGCCTCGAGAGACTTTGTCTCTTTTTGTATATTTCATAGGTTTTGCTCAATGCTTTGTGTACACATGTTCCAAATAGCAGGCTTTCAGTTAATTCACTTGGAATCATTAACAGGTTATTGTAGAGAAAAGATCTCTTGCATTTTACATAGTCATTTACATTTGTTGGATTTAGGGTTATGAATTTTACGTAGTCTTTGAGAATTTCATCTGTTTGCAAAAAGGGAGGACGTTCCTTAACTGTATCTATGGAAAATCTAAGAACATGTTCTTCAGGTATAAGGCATGGTTGAGGCTCAATATCCATGTTCTTAAGAAACATGCTGGTAATGTCTTTTTCCAGAGGAGCAGCAGTAAAAAATAGATTCGCTTTAGCCCTTGTACACGCTACATAGAATAGTCTTATTTCATCGTATATATGGAGTTTTTTCATCGCTTCCAAGGAACATACACTTTCAGGTATTTGAAGAATAGTTTGCGGAATAGGTATTAGGTCTGTAATTAGTTTTTTAGGCCATTTTTTATCATGAATACAAAAAGGAATAAAAACAGTATGAAATTCAGTTCCTTTCCCACTGTGAGCTGTTAATACTCTGACCCCTTTTTGATGAGAACTTGCAAGTATACCTTGAATTCCTATGCCGTAAGATTGCTGCAAATTGATATTTCCCACAAAATCAGTAATCGTCATTATAGGATTGGTAGTTACCTGTTCCTTTACACACTCAATAAAAGAAGAGATTGCTCTTAAATCTCTTACTTTTAATATCTGGTCTGTTTCGTACTGTGCTAATATAAACTCCAGCATTCCGGAATCCTTTATATACTGAAGTATTAGCTGATGAACCGAACGCGTGCCGGAATCCTTAATAAGTCTTTGAATCGCCCATGAGAATTTATGTAACTTTAGAGGTTTTTTAAGGTTGATATGTTTTGTTATTTTTAGTTGATTTGATTCTTGCTCTGTAGGCGAAGTGTTTCCTGGAAATCCTGATGTTATTTCTTCGAGGAAAGTAATTGATTTATTCCCATTAATATTTTTCCTCTTTTTTAAGCTTACATAACTCAGCAAAGCAGTCATATCACTTACATCTATTTCAAAATAATCAGAAGCAAGTAATTCAAATATATACCTATCTGCATGCTCAGGATTATGCGAATTTACTGCAAGGTTTAGAGCTGAAAACA
The DNA window shown above is from bacterium and carries:
- a CDS encoding nucleotidyltransferase, with translation MNIQQDFKELLELLEKHQVEYMIVGGYAVAFHGFPRFTKDIDIFFSSSSKNVEKIIAVLVEFGFSKTDLSPELFLKEGNIVTFGIAPVRVDFVNKIDGVDFSAACPRRVRGKYGSVDVYFIGKKDLLTNKSSTTRTRDKADVEELS
- a CDS encoding ATP-dependent DNA helicase: MYSNYYNQLNDKQKAVVDNIKEHVVVLAGPGTGKTQVLSVRTANILKRNNASPSNILILSFTNAASGTIRERIVEIIGADGYFVEVETYHSLANSIITESEEVSEAFGEKIELHDTERIKLIRYILDNLDNISQIRPFRAPYHYEKEIIRNINILKREGITPDDFSQCLSNIFTDGEIIQEKHIPKLNQFEKVYRMYEELKDSGEKHVLDERGRYDFDDMIIMATHILNHDKNLGKKYRGKFSYIMVDEFQDTNKAQLKLLLSLINPKKTNLCVVGDDDQSIYRFQGASIANFRTIKDRFKNLTQMTLTENYRSTPEILNISRKLIEEIPSHKRISQKSLVPHHRLKSVVFSNGVKSLKFGSLREEVSFIVEEIKRLVREKIIPGDDPYSDIAILLRTRKDILPIIDAFLQTGIPYVTDGKEDISSHLRVRQLFSALNLAVNSHNPEHADRYIFELLASDYFEIDVSDMTALLSYVSLKKRKNINGNKSITFLEEITSGFPGNTSPTEQESNQLKITKHINLKKPLKLHKFSWAIQRLIKDSGTRSVHQLILQYIKDSGMLEFILAQYETDQILKVRDLRAISSFIECVKEQVTTNPIMTITDFVGNINLQQSYGIGIQGILASSHQKGVRVLTAHSGKGTEFHTVFIPFCIHDKKWPKKLITDLIPIPQTILQIPESVCSLEAMKKLHIYDEIRLFYVACTRAKANLFFTAAPLEKDITSMFLKNMDIEPQPCLIPEEHVLRFSIDTVKERPPFLQTDEILKDYVKFITLNPTNVNDYVKCKRSFLYNNLLMIPSELTESLLFGTCVHKALSKTYEIYKKRQSLSRRSLPGFSFFENVFKTCLENMSPGQRIEQGCLGKVEELRNWYQKKAESPACVLFIEKSLGIFINENIPFSGRFDRIDTVGNNRNVCVIDYKTGDAYRHIKSITDNNDPLNKDCDPYLHQLIAYKLILENQPEPYKVASCKLEFLEPAKRTVKKYDIEEGEYKTLELTITDKMAEDMKKLIIDVWKRIHNLEFEKLSEYDKTKCDNCNFRCVCWEV